Within Scleropages formosus chromosome 24, fSclFor1.1, whole genome shotgun sequence, the genomic segment tgtatatgtgtgtctttgcaaactttttttttttttttttttttgagaggaAGAGAAATGGTTCTTTTTATACAGTttgtgtataaaaatgtttattacagTCAAACGCAGTTTTAGTGGTGTAGCCTTCCATTAGGGTTAAAGTGTTGATAGTCTGTGGACAGGATTTATACCCTTTCACACACTTCTTGCGTTGATTGTTAAATTCATTGTCCTACTGCAGCCTCTCCACGTGTGTTTAGGGTGAGAGCGAGGGTTGGGTCCAGCAGTAGCCCTGCAGCACCACACAATGTTCACACATCACTCACATCATGGTTCCCCCATAATTCCTCTCTTTCCAACAGTGCTGTGTCCCGATCTTCCATGTTGTCATGTCTGTTCTATGCAACTCAGCCTTGTAAACACAgtggacatttttaaaagcagagcATTACTTGTGTCTTCATCTCATTTAATGAGCGGAACTGTTTCTTATTTCCACCCTTGAGACAAATGTCTCTAGTGCTGTGACAAAACCTTGTGTGTCACTGTTCATCTCTGGCTGTGCCGTTATGTGCGGGGTCAGTGTCACACCCCTTCCGACACTCGTGAGCTCGAGTTAGGGTTTCAATATTTACCCGtgtatacagctgagcaattctactggagcagttcagggtaagtgctttgccctggtactacggctggaggtgggatgtgagcCTGCGACTTGCGGGGCCAAAAGCaggagctctaagcactacgccaccagctgtcccgacaaccccctcactccaagagccCGGTTACACGACACGCTTTCTTGGTGCTGACATTCTATAACCCTTCCTGAAAGATGGATTCTTATGAAGGAGGACAGCAGAGACGATGAGTGACACTCAAGGTTTTGTCATGGCACGAGCCCTCAGCTGCTGCTTGTACCAGTGATGTGATTGAGTGGATGGAACCCTTATGAGGCCCTTGTTCCTTCTAGCACCCCTGCGCCGCTAGCCTGACGCTGAGCCGGAGAGGCCAGGGGACAGTGCAGGGCCCCGGCTGCTAGGGACCGGCCCTGGGAGCGTTCTTATCTTGCTCCGGCAGGAGTACAGCCAGCTTCCTGTGCGAAAATCAGAGCGCTTTCCTCTGGTTGTTTGGCTTCCTCCCCGGCGCGAGACACTTCCCCGCTGCATGATTGTCCCCCGTCTTCAAACGTGGCACGCTCTGTTTCCTCACGAGCTTGATCTATTCTTGAGACCCTGGCCCCAGCTCAGCCCTCTCCTCTGAGCTCCCGCCCCCCACCGCATCCCATCACGGCTGTTTCCACGGCAGCACCCTCAGCGACACTGCCTACCCAAGGGACACGTagcagagcatgctgggagtgCTGCTTGCGGGGGAGAACCAAGTCCGGACAGGATGACCTGCACCCAGGGGCCGCAGCTTCTCTCCAACCACCATCTTCAGTTAATTTATTGATTTCTCTCTGGAATGAAGCACCTTGTGCTCCGTCGCGGACAGAGAGACCTTCCTCCTGTGTCTGAGCCCTAAGAAGTGCCGCTTCCTACTTGTCACTCGTCCACCAGACTCAAGATGCTCTGCCGTTCCCAGTGTGATACCTTGGTACTATAATGGATGTGTGAACCTCGCGTGCACCCCTGCCCAGCTCCAGTAGTTCTACCATCCACGGAAGCTGTGATTTCTCCccagatgtgtgtgtttatctgcaTATATATTCACACTTAACTAGAGCCAGAAGAGACGAGCGCCTCGCCGAGCTTTCGAGGATTTCAACGCGTGGGGCACAGTCGAGCGCTTCTCTAAGGGCTGCCCCACAGTCCAGAGCTCTAATGACTGTCCAGTACCATCCTTCTGTTCACACTCAAGTTGTCTTTTGTAATGTGTCGGATGCGATGTCATGTGTCGGATGTTCTTCTGTACCATTTGTGTGTACGCACCCGAGCGTGagaattatttttgtgtgtCAGGAGATGTGAGCGTGTGTGCGTCTGCGTGTGTTTGCGCTGCTGACATGTGACCCTCCATGCTGAGGTGTCTTACTTTACGGGTCTCAGTCCCAATGTGATTCATTCACTTTGTAAAGATATTCCTGAGTAATATATAAATCTAATATTTAATAGTTTTATACCACTAACTGACTCATGACAATGGCCACATTTGTAATATGGCTGataaatgatttatttcttttcttttaaatgtcatattaaatgtatgggttttttttttttttttttttttggttttacattaaatgttatGAAACGATTTGCTTAGTTTTCCTAAGGTTTATTCTGTGTGATATGGAAGTTGAATCTCTTCTTTGACCCAATCTCCATGCATGTAACGCAGCCTCACATTTCACCTGTCACGTGTTCCACTCACGGTAACTACATAAAACATTCATCAAGGCACAACACccttataataaaatatttgcaccTTGCAGCGTATGACATGAAGTGCACTCGTTTGAAATGCAGCCACTTGCAGCACccatataaaacacaaaagtggGAAACAAGTGGGACAGTACCATGGTACTGTTCAGTACAGGTATAAATGGCAGTTCTTGAGTCTAGTGAGAGATGGTATCGGAAAAGatcagtttgcatgttgtttttgtgctctgtgttgtggGAGTTTTAGCTGAAATCTGAACTCTCCATGAGGGTCAGTAATGTGAGTTacttctgcagctgctcttaCTGCTTCCTGCAGATTCCCTCGCATGTCATCAGTCAGTGGGCTTGGCTCCGCAAGGTGTAACCACAACAGCCCGGGGCTTCCTGGGAGGCGTGGGAGAATCCAGCCACACCGCTGAGGGGTATGGGGGAAGGTGTTGGCATGGCGCTCAGTGGGGGACGTCCCGTCTGCTCAACAGGACACTGGCATTCAGCTGTCTCTGCCAAGAGGAAGAGCAATCAGTGTTCATCCAAACCTGGGAGGGTTTCTGGGATGGGGGAGGATATTGGTTATCAGCAGCGCAACAGAATCACAGCAACGTTTTGCACTAACCCAACAGGACTGGGCACACGGCTGCGTGACTACAGTCAGCAACACGTAGCTGCTGGGCAACGTGGTTGTGAGCACGTACCTCAAGTGCCGGGAGTGACGAGTCAACTATTTCACATGTCATGTGAGAATTGCTCACCCAAGGCACAATAAGCCATGAGCCTTGTTCTTGAAAACATGTTCATGTCAAAAGCAACCGTTTATTTTGAGGCTTCCCAGTGGAAATCCCACTTATTGACTTGGTTCCGTTACATCAAGTAATGAGACGACAGGCGTGATGTTCGCAGCGGTGAATATGCACCGTGTGGGTGTGTGACTGCATGGTGTGGGAATGAGTGTGTTTGAGCGAGAGAACCACAGTACAGGATACTACTGCACCTGCTGCGCAGCCCATGACTGATGACGACATCTCACCCAGACAGATGCTCATCTCTCCCTCGTCTGTCTTCCCAGGTGCGAGCAGACATCCTCTGCAAAAGGGACCCCCGTGGAGGTCAACGCAAACATCGCATCTGCAGAGAACCGCATCCTGAGCATAAGTCAGAGGCAGGAAGTTATTGAGGGGAAGAACAAGGTGAGCGCATCTCGGAATGTGGCCACAACTCCAGCTCCGGCAGGGTGCAGATACGGTTTTGTTAAAGTGGTTGGCATCGCGGTTCCCAGCACCATGTAAACTGGTGCGTTGTATTCTTTGGAGAGTGATATTTGCCGTGAGCATGGTGCGTGATGAATTCCTTGAGTTTTTGTTAAACCCTGAAATGGTCTGTTTTTCCACAGACGGTGGGGGTGCTGACAGTGGCGGAAGCATCTGTGTCTGGGGTATATCGTTGTGTTGCCTCCAACCATGTGGGTCAAGACTGGAGGGACAGCCGCTTTTACATCACAGGTACAGTGGGTCAGGACTTTACCACAAATTCATACCCATTAATACCACCACTGTGAATCCCTATACTATCGGGTTATTACAAGGTTTTTATAGTGAAAATTCACAGTATAAAGGTAATggattttttaacatttcacgGGTCagatatttattatgtatttcttGGCAAAATACTGCCCCAGATGCTATTAGGAGAATTCAGATTtctatgcaaatgtaaattttgacaTGAATTACAAAACTCAAACTTGTTATGCAAAAGTCATTTATGAGAAACCCCTTATCGACATGGAGATTTCAGCTCATTTCGTGACACAGGGTATGGCTTCCCCCCATGCATCTCGCCCCTTGTCTCCCAGCTGTATTCCTCCCTAAAGACAAGTCAAACAAAGTGCTACTTGTGGTTCTTTATCATGTGTAATAACAGCGAGCCCTAACGCACTTTTGAATTAAGTGCTAAACattaaaaaggcaaagaaaagtcTTACCTATTAATTTAAAAGTTGAAATGATAGAATGCAAAGGATTCTTctgaaaggcaatatcattacCAGTGACTTACTGTGATTTGATTTACTGTTTGTGTCTCATGGACACTTTATGAACACTTGACAATTGGCTCTGCAACCTTTTACAAGTATTACAAGGTATAAGTATTATTACAACAATTGCCTTGAAGGTGGTGTTCTAACAATAAGAGTAAAATTATAATAACCATAACAGTCATATTAATAatcattcataaaaatattttatttagtgcaaaaagcaaaactgcttgtacaaataaaaaaaggttaCATCTTTAAAGTACTTCATTATAAATATgagcattaaaaaaactaaaacgataaaaaaacaaatgaatcaaACCAAAATAACTGCATCTTAAAAAGaatccattcattatttatatcCACTTGTGCAATGCCATGACCCCATGGTCCAACGCTTGAAAAAATAGGTGAACCTTTGtggcttttacatttttttttttagcattttgttattacaaatccTCATGATATATTTATTAAGATTTTAGTATTTTCACTTACTTGATTTACGCtgtataaaaaaactgaaatactgcCGTAAATGTAGGTTAGCAATAATTACAGTGCAGATGTTGCCGCTGTCTGTAGTTGCGTTCAGTGTAAGCACTCTTTTGGCACATGGAGCTTTGTGCTTAACGCCCTTTAGTTCAAGTGAATCTGTTAATGTTGTTAGTGCCTGACTAAGAGATTTACAATTTAGGTGTGCATGAGACTTCCCGTTGCCATGGGTACGGGGCAGGGGTGTAGCTTGTGAGTTAACAGGAACTTGCGCCTCTTATCGGCCCACTTCCCCATGCCGcctaatgcactttattttGAGAGTCCTGGTGGTGTTCGGGAAAGATAAACATTATCTTCCATCAGGAAACCAGAGGGCTGTTTCCACGGGAAGTTTCAAATGgctaaagtaaataaaaactgtttttaccgTATTCTTCTTGTTACTTTAACCGACAATGGCTATTCAACATTGTCATCAAAGGTTACGAGAACGCAGTCCGGTCTGGACCACAGAAGCTTGGCCTGATGGGAGACACAAGGACATGTATGTTTTACACAGTTTCTGTACGTGTCAGATTCATTTTACTCGTCCTACCACGCTTCCTTCTCAGACACTCCCGGAGGCTTCACCATTGACCTGGAGGAAGAGCCCAGGGAAGGAGCAGATCTCCATCTGCTGTGTCGAGCCAGCAAGCACTTGTACACTGCACTGTCTTGGCATCGGGCCACACCTGCAGTCAAGTCCATCTACGGGACCTCGTCCCGACGCACAGCCGTTCCCGCGGCCGAGGTACGAGCTCAGCTCCCGAGCCACGAGAGCGATCTGCTGTCCGGGCCATTCTCTAACACGCTCCGGCTGCTCCTGAGGAACCTCACGGCACACAGCTCCGGCACCTACAGCTGCTCCGCCCAACACTTGCTTACAGGGAAGGAGGTTCACCTGGACACCAGTATAGAGGTCATAGGTGAGCCCACTGCGTCCATTAGCTCAATGGAAAAGAACTGTCCATCCTTCTGTCTGCAACAatctcacaacacacacagcctcccACATTTAACGTACTAGTGTCATCATTTACTTATCGCTTTGGTATGGAAGGATTCTGCTGTGGAGCTGTTCAGGTTAAGTGTATATTAATATGGCCCAAACAGTGGCTTCAGCAAGCAGTTCTCCGCTCATTGATTGTGTACAGCTACAAGTCTTGGGATAATGGCCGCAAGCATGCATTGATGTTCAGATCCTTTCGCCAATGGTCATTTGTATGCAGGCACACGGAACCATGTGGCCACACACAAATGCAAGTGCACATGTGCACGTggctgcgcgcgcacacacacacacgtgcgtgcACACGCACGGGTCCTTGGGAACAGAGTCCTGCAACTTCCTGTGACCCCTCCCTTGCTGTCCAAAGAGCAAAGCGCCTCTTTCACATGGGAATGAGCGCCCATCAGGAGAAAGAGTAAACAATGGTGCTTCCCACACTTACGTGTGCACCAGCTCCAGGGCCGCAGAACAATCAGCCAATCGCACACTGTCAGGACCAAGGAAAGACAATAATCAATGGTGTTGGAGAGGAAGTTGTTTGAGACAGCAATCATCCTGGAACAAGACTCTCGTGTTCATTCGCTTCACTGCTCCTTCTTTCATTCATGCTCAATATGTGCACTTCCTCGTACCTCGGTAGAGTCCCTCAAACAATGGCGAGAAGGAGAGGATAGATTTATGCTATGATGTATGCTTCCTTCCTGCTTCCGAGTGAAACAGTGTTCTACTCACAGtttggcctgtttttttttaccaggtgTCCCTGGGTACAACCCAGGGAAGTAAGGTGTGCAGCATTGACGGCGCATTGTGCTATCTGCAGTGCCTGGGGCTGCGCCCCTTACTCCACTCTGCTTCTTCATTGCATTTCTCCCTTTTccaaaaaatgactttttcGATTGCCGTGTTCACTAgcgtttttgtttttgaatgtaGTTCCTCTTCTCGCCGCCCCTTGGGTAGAAAATAGCCGCGTACTTCGATAGCACGAGTGTATTTGCCAGGAGAGCTGCTTGAAGTGATCTACTGAGTGTGAcagtccccaccccctccagctctggAGGCCCCCGTGCTGCTGCAGAACCTCAGCGACTGCACTGTGAATGTGAGCAGCTCCATGACCCTCGCGTGTCCTGCCCGCGGGGTGCCCCGTCCACAGGTCACGTGGTACAAGGACCATGTGAGGATGCATCAGGGATCTGGTGAGAGAGCCAAAtgtacacacacgtgcacgtgAACATGTCCTGCCAGGAAAACTGGACACTGAGACTGGTGCATGCTGGGTATTTTGGCCAGGTATTCTGCTGAGCCCAGACGGAGGGAAACTGCACATTGAGCGAATTACCGCTGAAGACGAAGGACTCTATACCTGCAAGGTCACCAACGAGAAAGGCTCTGTCGAGAGCTCTGCCCACGTCTGGGTCGATGGTAAAGAAGTCACTGCCTCCCAATGTGCACTTTTTCAACCGCCTTTCCTTCTGCCTCTTTATCGCTGGCTGCTGTCTTCTTCAGAACTCGTTTCTGGCGGCAAACAACAATCATTTTTCTTACATATGAAAAGTCTGTGTGCGATTCCAAACCACACACCTTCCAAAGAAAAAGATCACAATGAACAATAATGAAGTTAAATTATCAATAACTGGTACAATCAACATCGTGACCATCATCTTCGTCAAAACGATGATTAGCctaattgaataaaataaaccatACGCAAATGAAAATGTGGGGCCAGAGATGATGAGATCTTGCCAGTTTAACCCTAAATCCATCATCTTGGTGATGCACAGTACATGCAGTCGGGCAAAACACAGTATGCTGCTACAATCAGGGACAACAGGACGCTCCTTCGTCGTCTTAATGTTGCCCACATTGGTTGTGTGTGAAGCCCTAGCAAGTTAGCATTAGCTTAGCATTAGCTTAGCATTAGCAGTTGGAACAGCGATCCTGGGGGGAGGATGGAGCCGAAAGGCCGACTGTCTAGTAACAGCAGACGCTATACAAGCAACCGCGCTAGCGGAGGGCTCACTGTTACCGTTATACCCAGTTAGGAAGGAAACCGTCTCCCTTTTAGATTTCCTTCGGAAGCCCCCCTTCCCCGCTTTTCAACCAGTCAACTCTTTAGCTATTTGTACATCGTCAAAAAAACCAAAGACATGAATGAGTTCTTGTTCTGAATACTTTTCTTCTTCCACCACATTCTGGAGAGCCAGAGCACACGCCAATGGTGATTCTGTAGCGCCCCTCCTTGGACTGCAAGCACAAGTGCAGGTGAAACACACGACACTCTACGCACTCGTGTTGCACACCGCTTGTCAGATGCTGACGTTCCCCATTCTCCCTGTTACGCTCTCCTGCTGCACACTCTTTGGGACACACAAATTCCTTTCCCTGTGTCTTGAAGACCAGGTCAGCTTTGGCCTTTCTCTTCTGTGTAACACAACAGATTCGTCCACGGAAAGTTCCTGCTCCCTCGGGTTTGTGTCAGTTACACATGTAGAGAGCTGTGTTTGTCTTTACGTTCAGCCCATGAGTCGTCCCTGGAGATCGCCACTATTACCTGTACCTGTGTGGTTGCCACCCTCTTTTGGCTGCTCCTCACGCTCTTCATACGGAAGCTGAAACAGGTAGGACCCCCGTGGCCTCCTTGCCTCGTGGGATTCGGGACTGGGGATGACGGCTGGGACCACGAACATGATGCCGAGGAGAGCAATTTAACAGAGATTCTGAATGCGTCTGCTGTTCAGCCCACTTCCTCGAGTGTCAAGACAGACTATCTGTCAATCGTCGTGGACGCCGGGGAGGGAGCGCTGGACGAGCAGTGCGAGAGGCTGCCCTACGACCCCGGCCAGTGGGAGTTCCCCAGACACCGCCTCAAACTGGGTGCGCGACCTTCTTAGTGCTCTTATACTGAGCGTCATCGACATTAACATCTGTCCGCTTCTCTCGTAGAGTTTAATCCTACCTTTCGTGGAGTTATGTAGCGTGCGACGCCTCCGAATGGCTCTTGGGGTGGGTGAGTTGTGTCACCCTGAGAGCCCCGTTCTTTCATCTTTTGCTCTTACGTTGCTATGTATGTCGTAGAAAAACCTCTGGGACAAGGCGCGTTTGGAAAGGTGATGCAGGCCTCAGCGTTCGGCATTAACAATTCCATCAGCTGCAAGACTGTTGCTGTGAAGATGCTCAAAGGTACCGACAAGTTACccactgctctcatttcatttATGCCCCCAGATGTTGCACTGACCTTGGAACAGATCTTATGTAGAGACCTATATTGTCAGACACCGTTTACTGCCCACTGTTACTGttagttttaccagggaaggtCCTGGTAACagattactgtattttacattactgCACAGTGCAGGATAGTTCTTGACACCTCACAATATGTAAAATTACAGTTGTGCTGTGAAATACCATACcaacagcactgtgtgtgtgtgttagacgGTGCCACGCCCAGCGAGCACAAGGCCCTAATGACAGAGCTGAAAATCCTGATCCACATTGGGCACCACTTAAACGTCGTTAACCTTCTGGGAGCGTGTACCAAAGCAGGAGGTGTgtatctctcgctctctctgtgtgtttcatcaGCTACTGGTGCATGTTACCTTGTTTTTGAACTAAACCGCAGGGTATCCGAGCCACTTAATAACATCTGACCTTCCCAAAATGTGGCCCACAccacaaggctgtgtgtgttccgTGTCGCTGCTTGTGCTCCTACTTTTTAGGCCCCCTGCTGGTCATAGTGGAGTACTGCAAATATGGCAACCTGTCGGCATACCTCAAGAGCAAGCGGGACGTGTTCCTCCTgaagcgggtgtgtgtgtgtgttggggagggTGACCCCCCCGGATGTCACTTTGCTCTctgtatcatcatcatcatcatcctggCCATACTTAGCACAGGTGCACACCACTCCACGGTGGCCACTGCTAATCAGGGTCACTCGCTGCTCCACGCTGCACATCATCatcacacttacatttatctacTTTCCTGATACTTTTCTGCAACGTTCCACCCACTTACACTGCTGCgtacttttttttactgaaccaatttaggataaatgccttatacttttaaataatgcttttctcccaagcggcttaccatgatttacatttacttacaatgttaaggcgtctacagttatttatccttttatacaactgggtaatttaatTCTACTGGAGggatttagagtaagtaccttgctcaagggtactagagctggaggtaggacttgaacctgcaaccttggggtgcaaaggcagcagctctaaccactacattacttGCTgtccctttatgcagctgggtcatttttaataGGGCAACTCTGACTGAGAACTTTGGTCAATGGTAGTAGAGCAGAAgattggattcaaacccatatcctttgAGCGTATGATGTCAGCTCCAATCACGGCAGCACTTGCTGCATCTGTGCCGCTCTAGAAATTGCTGCACAGCAGCCACTGCTCCATCAATACCACATTTCTACTCTGTTCCCCACTGCTGTACGTTGCTCAACAGCATCCTGATCATCATGCTCACTTTGCTTGGGATTCCACAGGATCTGGGTGAAGAGAATGGAGGGAAGAAACGTCTCACTAGCGTTTCTAGCAGCCAGAGTACAGCCAGCTCTGGATTTGAAGAGGAAAGAGACCATTGTGAGGACAATGAAGGTAATGATGATAGTGGGCAATGGGAGAGTGTGAGAAAGAAGGCAGCCTGGATGTAACTGGGCTTGGTTTGTAGAGCTGTGACCAACCATCTCCTGTGCTTCTTTTCTTCTATTACCTCCTGGTTTTGCAGGCTCTGACTCCACCTGGGACTCTCCGTTGTTTTTAGAGGACCTCATTTCCTACAGCTTCCAGGTGGCACGAGGGATGGAGTTCCTAGCATCTCGCAAGGTTCTCATCTCCTCCTCTACATTTTGGCAGGATGTGGTGACTGAAGTGAGGGGCCAGTCCTTGAGCTTCCGAGAGTTAATCGTCAGATTGACATTGAAGAgcatgatgtgtgtgttcatacagCAGGAGAACGGTTGGCTGCACACTCAGTGGCTGGCTGTGGCTCTAAAGCCAGGTTTCATGGTTGCCTCCATGACCGTCTTTTGTGTGAACTGCAGTGCGTCCACCGGGACCTGGCAGCAAGGAATGTCCTGTTATCTGAGAGCAACGTGGTGAAAATCTGTGACTTCGGCCTGGCGTGGGACGTCTACAAGGACCCCGACTACGTCAGGAAGGGAGACGTAAGACAGCCCTTCTCCTCACTGTACCGCAAACCCCTAATGTCTTCAAAACTGTAATGCAATAACCCGCCAGAGGTTCTGGATCCAGCTTGTAACTGACACACATCGTCATTTGCACCAgtaacaggtgtgtgtttgtgtgtaggcAAGGCTGCCCCTGAAGTGGATGTCTCCAGAGTCCATCTTTGACAAGGTTTTCACCACACAGAGTGATGTGTGGTCCTTTGGTGTTCTTCTCTGGGAGATCTTCTCTCTGGGTGAGCGTTAGTCACACAAGGAACCCTTTTGTCTTAGTGGGTCAGTTTAATGACCACTCCACTCCAAGGTGACACTAGAACTTCCTGGAGTTGATCACACCAGCCAAGATGATTCTGAAATGCTGCTGTCTTGTACACAGGAGCTTCTCCATACCCAGGTATTCATGTGGATGAGGACTTCTGCCACAGGTTGAAGGAGGGAACACGTATGAGAGCCCCAGACTACAGCACCCCAGAGATGTGAGTGAGGCGCCCCCACCGCTCTTAGCCCAGCACCGCGGTACACTGCACCTTCTTCAGCATAAACCAGTTTACCCAGATCTGTAACCCTGCACACAGTGCTACACGGGTGTAGCGACACCTCACTTTTCTTTTGGAGGGTTCAGGTCTCCTCAGAAGATGGTTTCTATCAAATGGTTCATGTTCAGCATTGGGGCGTAACGGATTTGATGCTTCAGTGTTAAGCTGGACCAAGAATAACATTGGTTTCCCTCCCGTAGCTACCACACCATGTTGTTCTGCTGGGAAGCCGACCCTGCCGCGCGGCCAACCTTCACTGAGCTGGTTGAGACCCTTGGGGACCTGCTGCAGGCTCGAGTCCAGCAGGTGAGCTCGCAGACCAAGGAGCCGAAAGTGGCGCGCTGCACACGGCGGGACTCCCAAGGCATCATGGTCCCGCAGCATTCAGCTTCTGGCATCTTCTTATCCACTTACCATTCAGCTTCACAAGGCA encodes:
- the flt1 gene encoding vascular endothelial growth factor receptor 1 isoform X3, translated to MRGFIVPNPTFQHIGLFSCEITVDGLLYSNKYLTHRQVNKILDVYLNSTEPLLALRGDRFALNCTVTAAWNSRVSITWRYPGQTDGSASISRRILEGQSSRVFYSILSIPQLRRSDHGLYVCRVTSGPSSRETNVSLTVYDQPFIRLKHRHGPLLEALAGQKAYKLSVKLRAFPTPQVIWLKDGAVAAERCSRYNVEGNSLVIRDVAPEDAGVYTVLVGIQQYRLYKNLTISLVVNMKPQIEEKAVSLQDSGIVRLGTSRALLCTSAGIPPAKIHWLWYPCPQKGPCEQTSSAKGTPVEVNANIASAENRILSISQRQEVIEGKNKTVGVLTVAEASVSGVYRCVASNHVGQDWRDSRFYITDTPGGFTIDLEEEPREGADLHLLCRASKHLYTALSWHRATPAVKSIYGTSSRRTAVPAAEVRAQLPSHESDLLSGPFSNTLRLLLRNLTAHSSGTYSCSAQHLLTGKEVHLDTSIEVIALEAPVLLQNLSDCTVNVSSSMTLACPARGVPRPQVTWYKDHVRMHQGSGILLSPDGGKLHIERITAEDEGLYTCKVTNEKGSVESSAHVWVDAHESSLEIATITCTCVVATLFWLLLTLFIRKLKQPTSSSVKTDYLSIVVDAGEGALDEQCERLPYDPGQWEFPRHRLKLEKPLGQGAFGKVMQASAFGINNSISCKTVAVKMLKDGATPSEHKALMTELKILIHIGHHLNVVNLLGACTKAGGPLLVIVEYCKYGNLSAYLKSKRDVFLLKRDLGEENGGKKRLTSVSSSQSTASSGFEEERDHCEDNEGSDSTWDSPLFLEDLISYSFQVARGMEFLASRKCVHRDLAARNVLLSESNVVKICDFGLAWDVYKDPDYVRKGDARLPLKWMSPESIFDKVFTTQSDVWSFGVLLWEIFSLGASPYPGIHVDEDFCHRLKEGTRMRAPDYSTPEIYHTMLFCWEADPAARPTFTELVETLGDLLQARVQQDGKDYIPLSPTPPTHPSTLAQLHPLQASKLKSHSPRCPTAPSAAGLSTFEELPDRDAEHSHDYQTDSGMVLPSEELQHVKWSERPLPLLVCKQRGESLPSAPVYPGMFRKPRGSSEVAPGLSCDSISAVRCSHPPDYSPALLPLQHL